A window of Fusarium fujikuroi IMI 58289 draft genome, chromosome FFUJ_chr10 genomic DNA:
GCGCCAAGTCAATTGGGTTCAAGAACTTGATGCGATCTTCCATCGTCTTGTGGCTCATCCACCAGTTTGAGTGTAAGGGTCCTAGTGCACTGCGTGAAGCAGATCGAAAGCGCACTTCTGTGAGAGGCCCTTGAAGAATCAGTGCAGTTGGACGCGACATCTCGATGCTTTCTGGCTCATCGTCggggatgatgatatcaatgACCTTAGTGACCACCTTGGGCTCGGTCTGTGCTCGGAACAGGAAGTTGAAGTCAACGGGCGTGTAGACAGATGCCCAGGACCAACTCGGTGCGACGCGGATGCTGGGGGGCTCGTCTTCCGTTTGAGTGCACCATAGTAGAGAAAGCGGAAGACTGTCTTTTCTCCAAAGCCCGTTAAGATACTGTTCTCTTGGCACGATAGTCGTCAACTGCTCAGCTACACCATCAATAGCGATGAGCTTATCACTTTCTTTCGACAGCTTCCCGACGCTGTACTGAGTCACCACTGAAGCCCATACATACAGAAACATCTCCTCATCCGTGACTGTCTTCTCTGCATTCAACTCTCGCGTGAGAAGTTCCGTGTAAACATGCTTGAACCTATAATCCTCTACCGACTGTACGCCAGGGGGAAGCCTATCAGAAATGTCAAATCGCTTGTATCGGTACTGTAGATCCCAAGGCCCTCCCGTGGGATAAAGTTCCGAAGCGTAGAGCTCACCACATTCCCAGCAAAGCATATCGTGAGCAAAGTAGACGGCTCCTCGTGATAGAAGCCGTTCCTGGAATACCCACGCGCGTTTCAGCAGTGGTGAGTTTCCGACTGCTTTCTCCCAGGGATCCGTTGGTACTAGATGAAATTCTCCTTCAAGGTCCTGTGAGGACCATTTTAAATTCAACTTGACACCATTGATACCTGCGGGATTGCGTTGGCGAAAGAGTCCTCCATGTGCAtctgatgatgctgctgctgcgagcGTGATTGCTGAGTATGAGTAGACTTTGGCCATTGTCACAGAGTGCAGGCCCCAGTCTTCCGCGTCAAGCTGGATAATGCAAAGAGCATCTATCCAGATGTACTCCATACCAAGTCGATTTGCAACGGTGATTGCATCGCGGAATGTTGCTGGCAGGTCTTGTATCGACATTCCAGTAGTCGTCATCTTCTCGATATTCGATCTGAGTAGTTTCGTGAATGGTTCCCTTCCCCAACAGTAGCTCAACGTCGCATATTCTATGCTTTGATGAATTCCGTCGTCTGTGTTGGTTTCTACAACTTTGATAATCTCAGGCACGCTATCTGTATCTGGGATGATCTTGACCAGCCGCGCTGGAAGCCAATTCTTATTCTCACCAGTGCGGGCATGTAACTTGTTGCATGACTTGTGATTCTCCGAACAATTCTTGATCCACTTGCACAAGCATTCAAAACTAGTCTCACTTGATGTACTTGTTGACGTCTTTTTGATTGGTCTGTGGCATTTCACACGAGGATCTATTGCCAATTAGCTCAGTGATACTGGCAATGGCCAGGTAGCGCACCTTCAGTTCCAAAGAGCCGTATATCAAGCCTATCCATATGGCGAAGATTACTCCTGCTGAGACCGAGATCCGCTGAAAGATGGCCTTCATATGTATATTCGTTATACTGCCATAGCGCTAGCATTGGGTCGCCCTGTGTCCTCCAAGACGTTTTGCCGGCTGAATCTGCGAAGGATCCGTTCCCATGTCTGCCAAGGGCTTGGTCTGCCGCTGCGAACGCGACGACAAAGGAGCAAAAGTCGCAACCTTTCACGGACTCGGATATGTCTGCACCAGTCTGGAAGGCTTTCCACGGCGCTTCGTGGAAGGGAGTGCCGGCGATGGTGGAATCACGATCCAGAGGTCTTGGTTCGGAAGCAAACGCTTGTCGACATGGTGTGCAGATCTTTGAAGACATCATGGGCCGTGGTTAGGGTGGAGGCCTCGACGCTTTGTATTTATCGCGGCGTGAAATGAGGCGCGGGGATGAGAGGCTCTTAGGGTGAGGTCTTATAGCAGGGGTTAGCTTACTAGTGATACACTAACCACGAATGTTAGACTCCACGTGGTAATGAGATGTCACGATGCTGACTGAGGCTGTCGCAATAAAAGACGGCGGAGAGGTTCTTACGAAACGTAAGTTCTCAATTGAAAAGGTTGCTCACCAACTGACATGTTGGATCTTGACCAAAGCTACCGAATTTGTATTAATACTATGTCCTATTCAGCCTGTCCTGCGatgtctttggcgatgaCATAGGTGAATCCGCTGGCATCTCAACCGGTTCCTCATTAATCTGCCGCGCTgctttcatcttctccaccaCCGTCTGCTCCTTTCCAGTGGGTGCCTCATGTACCAACACGCCGGGCGCCTCGTATATCGCATTATCCGGCGCTTGATGCGGAGATATCCCAGTCCCATCAACTTCAGAAATGCCAGTC
This region includes:
- a CDS encoding related to tol protein; translation: MSSKICTPCRQAFASEPRPLDRDSTIAGTPFHEAPWKAFQTGADISESVKGCDFCSFVVAFAAADQALGRHGNGSFADSAGKTSWRTQGDPMLALWQYNEYTYEGHLSADLGLSRSNLRHMDRLDIRLFGTEDPRVKCHRPIKKTSTSTSSETSFECLCKWIKNCSENHKSCNKLHARTGENKNWLPARLVKIIPDTDSVPEIIKVVETNTDDGIHQSIEYATLSYCWGREPFTKLLRSNIEKMTTTGMSIQDLPATFRDAITVANRLGMEYIWIDALCIIQLDAEDWGLHSVTMAKVYSYSAITLAAAASSDAHGGLFRQRNPAGINGVKLNLKWSSQDLEGEFHLVPTDPWEKAVGNSPLLKRAWVFQERLLSRGAVYFAHDMLCWECGELYASELYPTGGPWDLQYRYKRFDISDRLPPGVQSVEDYRFKHVYTELLTRELNAEKTVTDEEMFLYVWASVVTQYSVGKLSKESDKLIAIDGVAEQLTTIVPREQYLNGLWRKDSLPLSLLWCTQTEDEPPSIRVAPSWSWASVYTPVDFNFLFRAQTEPKVVTKVIDIIIPDDEPESIEMSRPTALILQGPLTEVRFRSASRSALGPLHSNWWMSHKTMEDRIKFLNPIDLAPMLVFIGKGLKADYPCAISLDREVPKNSRMFALKIAEADIRHPWQQRLPSECGLLLIADRERGTFRRIGMFEIAAEKMKRDWADQKTPFTSISKLREEIWRDSGIERRFYLERDEKDGYTIKIV